The segment GTGAGAAGCGTCCCGGGCAGCGCGATCCGCTGCATGAGAAAATCGGGTCGGTTGTGGATCGGGTGCTGAACGAGTTTACGACCAATGTTTCGCTTTTCGATGAGCTCCTGAAAGATTTCAGTCATTTTACGGATCTTGATCGCCGTCGGCGCGAGTTGGTAGAACAGCGCCTGCGTGATGCAGAGGAGGGCAGAGCGCGCCAGGAGCATGCATGTCAGGTTGCAGAATCACTGGTAAAGAATCTTGCGTCCGGAAGAGACATTCCTGAACCTGTTTTCGAGATGCTGAACGAAGCCTGGACAAAGTACCTTCAGTGGGTCTTGTTGCGGGAAGGTGAGGACAGTGAGCGCTGGGCAGATGCCCGTGAACTGACTGGACACCTTGTCTGGAGTGTCGATCCTCAGCCAGTTGACGACTCAACCCGAAGTGAACTTCTCAGAGCTATCCCGGCTATTGTCGACGATCTCCGTGTAGCCCTTCAGGAAATCTCCTGGGATCCATTTGCAACCGATACGGCGGTTCGCGATCTGGAACTGGCTCACGTTGACGTGTTTCAGCGTCTGGCTACTGCACCATCCCGGCCCGTACCTTCGGTGGTCGAAGACACGCCTGTAACCGAAGCGCGAGCTGCGCCCGAGATAAACCGGGCGCCAGAAGCTGCTGAACCGGTTGCCCGGGTAGAGCCGGCGGCAGTGACTGAACCAGACGCAGCTTTAATGTCGCCCTCTGTGCTTTCAGATCCTGCCGATGGAGCGTCTGCTCTGCAAGATGCAGAAGTGGTTTCCCCGCAATGGCTGAAACAGACAGACAGTCTTCGTGTTGGCGCCTGGATTGAACTCACCCGTGACGGAACCAGGCTCCGTTGCAAGCTGGCAGCCTTTATAAGGGCTACAGGCAAGTACATTTTTGTCAATCGCAGTGGGGCGAAGGTTGCGGAGTATCGTCGTCAGGAGCTGGCTTCCGCCATGGCGAGTGGAACCGTCACCATGCTTGATGATGGGTTGATCTTCGACAGGGCGTTGGAATCCATCATCGACAACCTGCGCAGCAGCCGCAGGGATTGATCCGTGGTAACAGGCCTTACTTTGTGATTCAATCAAACACACAGTGTAATGCTCTGATAATTATGGATTCATCTTGCCTTATTCAGCTTCTGATCACTCTGACGCGACCGTTTACGGCGAAGACATAAAGGTTCTCCGTGAAACGGGTCGCCTTTCATCTGCCCGCTGGTGCCCGTCGCCGAACTGCAGCCCCCGCCCCGAAGGCGCGGCTATAAGTCTCCTGGTAGTGCATAGCATCAGCCTTCCTCCTGGTCAGTTTGGTGGGCGCTACATTGAAGACTTCTTCACGAACTGTCTGAATCCGGCAGAGCACCCGTATTTTTTAACCATTGCTGACATGCGTGTTTCGGCCCACGCCCTGATTCGCAGGGATGGAGCTGTGGTGCAGTTTGTCAGCTTGCTGGAGAGAGCCTGGCACGCCGGGCGCTCGTGCTTTCAGGGCGTTGAGGAGTGCAACGACTTTTCCATTGGGATTGAGCTTGAGGGCGCGGATGACATTCCTTATGCGCCCGAGCAGTATCGTGCGCTGACAGAGCTCTCGGCAGTGATCAGTTCAGCCTGGCCGGACATTACCAGCGATCGTATTACCGGCCACTGTGACATAGCACCCGGTCGCAAGACAGATCCCGGGCCAGCGTTTGAATGGCATTATTTCCGGGCTTCTCTGCAGGTTGCTCAGTCTGCCAAACACCGTGGCGAACAGTCTCAAAAAGGAGCTGTGTGAATGACTCTGGTGGTGTTTCTTATTGCCTATCTGGTGCGGCGACGTCTTGACAGTCTCAATGTGATTTCCAGTGATGAACTTTGGCGGCGCTGGCTTCATCAGGGCAGCGTTGTGAAAGCCGGCCGCGAATCGGATATTCTGCGCGGCCTGGTTCTTGTGGCGGTGCCGTCACTGCTTGCAGGGCTGTGCGTATATATTCTGGCGCTATACGGCTGGCGAATTGCTGCGTATCCGCTCGAAATTTTTGTGCTCGTGTTGATGATGGGCACGCCAGGCTGGCGACTGTCGGTTGAGCCTTATGCGGAAGCCTGGAAAAAGGGCGACATGCAGGCAGCCTGGCATCATATACAGGAACGCCTGCCTGCCAGTGAGCGCGGAGCTGCGACTGCACCTGAAGTCATGCATCTGTCCCTGTCCCGGGCGCTGATGCTGGCGGTGTTTCAACGTTTCTTCCTTGTTGCGTTCTGGTATGTGGTGGGTGGTATCGGACTGGCAATCTTAGTGCGGGGACTTGTGGCCCTGGCACAGCAGTGGCCTCAGGCGGCTGCAAGACCGAGGTATCTCAAAGCCTGCGAGTGGGTTGGCTGGATACCGGTAAGGCTGCTTTCAATAACCTTCGGGATTGCCGGCGACCTGTCTGGATGGCTGGCTGAAGCCAGGCCAGTGATTACCGGCATCACTGAAAAAACCTCAGAAGTACTCATGATCGCTGCCAACGGGTCGTTAACCGGATATGCTCTTGATCCAGGAAGATTTTCCCGGGTTCACCCGGATGAGTGGGCCAGTTTTGGCGGGCGTAGTCTGAGTGCGGTTAGGGGCTTGCTTAACCGGAGTATGTTGGTCTGGATCTGTGTGCTGGCATTGCTGGTTATTGCAGGGGTTGTTTGAGGTATCAGGCCACAAGAGATTGCACTCAAGTTTTCAGGTGTTCGGGCGATAACAAAAAAAGAATTATAATTCAGTTGTTTGTGTTTCAAAGAGAGAGCCGATGTGAAGCAACTTATTAATCCCGCTGTAGCACTGATGAACCGGTTGCCAATGCTGTACAAGTTCAGTCTTATCAGCATTCTGTTCCTCTTACCGATTGGTGGGTTGTCCTGGCTGGTGATGACTGAGCTCAACCGCTCGGTTGAGGCCATGACCCGTGGCGTGGAGGGCCTCGAGCAACTGCGCCAGATAGATCGTCTGGTAGACGCGTCAATGGACTACCGGGATTACCGTGCGCCAGCGGTGGCTAAAAATGAGAGCGCCATCATGGCTCGCTCGGATGATGCAGCCGGAGATATCAATTCCATTCTGGAAAGCCTGACGTCAGAAACACGCTCATTTGATGCATCCGGCGCCTGGTCAGATCAGGTTGAAGCCGTCAGGGTTGACTGGCAGAACCTCCGAGCAGATGACAATTACCAGACCAATTTTGACCCCCAGTTCAAGTATTACCAAGAGTTTGTCCAGAAAGTTCTGGCGCTTCTTCCCGCCACCATAGAAACATCAGGGCTGGGCCAGGGCGCATCGAGAGAAAGCCTGCTTATTCTTGGGCTGATCCGTGAAACTCTGCCGGATGCCCGCAGCGTTATCGGGCAGGCACGATCCTACGGGTTCTATGCGTTGGTCGAAGGGCAGGTTGGCTATGCTTTAAGTGAAACGCTCAACGAAATCTATGACGGCCTTACAAATCGTAGTTCGTTGCTTTCTCCGGCGCTGACGATCGCTGCAGATGCGGCTCCGGCGTTAGCATCTCGGGCGGGCGATGCATTTCAGAAGGTTGATGGAAGCCTTCTGAACGTCCGTGAGCTGCTTGATCTGAATATCATCACACCCATGCGACTGGAGCTGTCCTGGCAGGATTATGACTCGCGTATTTCCGCACAGCTGGCGGGTTATAGCGTGGTGAAAACTGCTGCTTTTGATGAGATAGAAACCAACTTGAATGCAAGCCTGGAGCAGGAAGTGATCCAGCGTCGCCTGATCGTAGTGGCACTGATCGTTGTTCTGCTGATTGTCGTGTATCTCTATGTTGGGTTTTTCATGTCTGTGCGCACCGCAATCAACCGGTTCAGTGAGGCGGCACGCAA is part of the Marinobacter antarcticus genome and harbors:
- a CDS encoding methyl-accepting chemotaxis protein, coding for MKQLINPAVALMNRLPMLYKFSLISILFLLPIGGLSWLVMTELNRSVEAMTRGVEGLEQLRQIDRLVDASMDYRDYRAPAVAKNESAIMARSDDAAGDINSILESLTSETRSFDASGAWSDQVEAVRVDWQNLRADDNYQTNFDPQFKYYQEFVQKVLALLPATIETSGLGQGASRESLLILGLIRETLPDARSVIGQARSYGFYALVEGQVGYALSETLNEIYDGLTNRSSLLSPALTIAADAAPALASRAGDAFQKVDGSLLNVRELLDLNIITPMRLELSWQDYDSRISAQLAGYSVVKTAAFDEIETNLNASLEQEVIQRRLIVVALIVVLLIVVYLYVGFFMSVRTAINRFSEAARKVAAGDMTTHISLDNRDELGELTGEFNSMTDRIADLIRSVGQTTSEVDQQAARVNDTASANSEAVARQMAESGQINEAMSQMVEAVNEVTESAHRVADSATAAEQDTETGRGVVSDTVESINRLATEISGAVDVINRVSDDSDNISQVLVEIKAIAGQTNLLALNAAIEAARAGEHGRGFAVVADEVRSLSQRTHKSTEEIEDMISRLQSGVKDAVAAMTNSRDVTQTTVEKSGEVTEALSRIAQGISVIVDMSHQIAQAAEEQSAVSKDVNASVAHIGELGTSTAANAEETLASSRQMSELTASLQRLVEAFKV
- a CDS encoding histidine kinase, giving the protein MTLVVFLIAYLVRRRLDSLNVISSDELWRRWLHQGSVVKAGRESDILRGLVLVAVPSLLAGLCVYILALYGWRIAAYPLEIFVLVLMMGTPGWRLSVEPYAEAWKKGDMQAAWHHIQERLPASERGAATAPEVMHLSLSRALMLAVFQRFFLVAFWYVVGGIGLAILVRGLVALAQQWPQAAARPRYLKACEWVGWIPVRLLSITFGIAGDLSGWLAEARPVITGITEKTSEVLMIAANGSLTGYALDPGRFSRVHPDEWASFGGRSLSAVRGLLNRSMLVWICVLALLVIAGVV
- the ampD gene encoding 1,6-anhydro-N-acetylmuramyl-L-alanine amidase AmpD — its product is MKVLRETGRLSSARWCPSPNCSPRPEGAAISLLVVHSISLPPGQFGGRYIEDFFTNCLNPAEHPYFLTIADMRVSAHALIRRDGAVVQFVSLLERAWHAGRSCFQGVEECNDFSIGIELEGADDIPYAPEQYRALTELSAVISSAWPDITSDRITGHCDIAPGRKTDPGPAFEWHYFRASLQVAQSAKHRGEQSQKGAV